The following coding sequences are from one Triticum dicoccoides isolate Atlit2015 ecotype Zavitan chromosome 4A, WEW_v2.0, whole genome shotgun sequence window:
- the LOC119284681 gene encoding MADS-box transcription factor 1-like isoform X1, which yields MGRGKVEIRRIENKTTRQVTFTKRRNGLLKKAYELSLLCDAEVALIIFSGGGRLFEFSSSSCMYKILERYRTCNYNSPEATPPAENEINYQEYLKLKTRLEYLQSSQRNILGEDLGPLTMRELEQIENQIDISLKHIRTRKNKVLLDELYDLKSKEQELLDQNKDLRKKLHDISCAENALHMSWQDGGHGSSSGHAIKTTYPGLLQRPEHDSSMQIGYHQLNNEDMAPQRLDGHLGSFAGWI from the exons atggGTCGGGGAAAGGTGGAGATCAGGCGGATCGAGAACAAGACAACCCGGCAGGTGACGTTCACCAAGCGCCGGAACGGGCTGCTCAAGAAGGCCTACGAGCTCTCGCTGCTCTGCGACGCCGAGGTCGCCCTCATCATCTTCTCCGGCGGCGGCCGCCTCTTCGAGTTCTCCAGCTCCTCATG CATGTACAAAATACTTGAGAGATACCGCACCTGCAACTACAACTCACCAGAAGCAACCCCTCCAGCAGAAAATGAA ATAAATTACCAAGAATATCTGAAGTTGAAGACCAGACTTGAATATCTTCAAAGTTCACAAAG AAATATTCTCGGTGAGGATCTGGGCCCACTTACCATGAGGGAGCTTGAGCAAATTGAGAACCAAATAGACATATCTCTCAAGCATATCAGGACAAGAAAG aataaAGTATTACTTGATGAGTTATATGACCTGAAAAGTAAG GAGCAAGAATTGCTGGATCAAAACAAAGACCTGAGGAAGAAG TTGCATGACATCAGCTGTGCCGAGAATGCGCTCCATATGTCATGGCAAGATGGAGGGCACGGTAGCTCCAGTGGGCATGCCATCAAGACTACTTATCCGGGACTGCTGCAACGCCCGGAACATGATTCCTCCATGCAAATTGG GTACCATCAGCTGAACAACGAAGACATGGCTCCACAGCGCCTTGATGGACACCTTGGATCTTTTGCAGGTTGGATATGA
- the LOC119284681 gene encoding MADS-box transcription factor 1-like isoform X2, whose protein sequence is MGRGKVEIRRIENKTTRQVTFTKRRNGLLKKAYELSLLCDAEVALIIFSGGGRLFEFSSSSCMYKILERYRTCNYNSPEATPPAENEINYQEYLKLKTRLEYLQSSQRNILGEDLGPLTMRELEQIENQIDISLKHIRTRKEQELLDQNKDLRKKLHDISCAENALHMSWQDGGHGSSSGHAIKTTYPGLLQRPEHDSSMQIGYHQLNNEDMAPQRLDGHLGSFAGWI, encoded by the exons atggGTCGGGGAAAGGTGGAGATCAGGCGGATCGAGAACAAGACAACCCGGCAGGTGACGTTCACCAAGCGCCGGAACGGGCTGCTCAAGAAGGCCTACGAGCTCTCGCTGCTCTGCGACGCCGAGGTCGCCCTCATCATCTTCTCCGGCGGCGGCCGCCTCTTCGAGTTCTCCAGCTCCTCATG CATGTACAAAATACTTGAGAGATACCGCACCTGCAACTACAACTCACCAGAAGCAACCCCTCCAGCAGAAAATGAA ATAAATTACCAAGAATATCTGAAGTTGAAGACCAGACTTGAATATCTTCAAAGTTCACAAAG AAATATTCTCGGTGAGGATCTGGGCCCACTTACCATGAGGGAGCTTGAGCAAATTGAGAACCAAATAGACATATCTCTCAAGCATATCAGGACAAGAAAG GAGCAAGAATTGCTGGATCAAAACAAAGACCTGAGGAAGAAG TTGCATGACATCAGCTGTGCCGAGAATGCGCTCCATATGTCATGGCAAGATGGAGGGCACGGTAGCTCCAGTGGGCATGCCATCAAGACTACTTATCCGGGACTGCTGCAACGCCCGGAACATGATTCCTCCATGCAAATTGG GTACCATCAGCTGAACAACGAAGACATGGCTCCACAGCGCCTTGATGGACACCTTGGATCTTTTGCAGGTTGGATATGA